A genomic window from Salvia hispanica cultivar TCC Black 2014 chromosome 5, UniMelb_Shisp_WGS_1.0, whole genome shotgun sequence includes:
- the LOC125190610 gene encoding uncharacterized protein LOC125190610 isoform X2 has protein sequence MAEVGDSLGPDEDYDVLLNILDFPMESLEGDEVAPEWDSSKAEFLGPIPSSLLMEPPLMSNEEFNVPNSSPQPRSHIDAAPELKQLANHVDTCRLRIPQLRKFTKVQESRSFCTQSPVSVLESNGSCSREKCLSIKPEQAIPAQSRSKRVRYSGVNPWLSAAHELSTSKRTSSWKRLTQQPVSIDLMRKSDENVDNLIIFQNLPHEVASKPCDALVKKCSHCQSTKTPLWREGPLGPKTLCNACGVRYRSGCLFPEYRPAASPTFVPSQHSNSYMKVAEMRSAAKLMEVKIKVAPLSSPQTEAKIDEPPKAPQVEAKILELPNSHMKVEEMRTAAKLMEVKTKGAPLSPQTEANFDEAPKAPQLEAKILELPNSHMKVAETRSAAKLMEVKIKIVGTSEQKQPTKHVKQMQLAKHDDTSSSLQIAGAPKRMQLAEHVDTSSSLQIAEVPEKKLLAKDDDTSSSFQIAGAPKRMQLAKHVDTSSSLQIAGAPKRKLLAKHDDTYSSHIPLQNKSTKVQESGAFCTQSRVSLLHDSSYLRYRLKYVEPGGVDPTNSMSGKKSRKVPVAVGDSKNLPQTNDTSLHGSNPAPLQKASNSMRGKKSRKRLLQLPVSVDVMKNSPKNEASSLYISDPAALNPTCPAVVEKCAHCKSTKTPQWREGPLGPKTLCNACGLRYRTGRLLPEYRPAASPTFVPSLNSNSHRKVVRMRIEAMQSKMEISRTVHEDEGRV, from the exons ATGGCTGAGGTTGGGGATAGTTTGGGTCCGGATGAGGACTATGATGTCTTGCTCAATATTCTTGACTTTCCTATGGAAAGTTTGGAAGGGGATGAAGTTGCACCCGAATGGGATAGTAGCAAAGCAGAATTTCTCGGGCCTATTCCATCTAGCCTGCTAATGGAGCCACCATTGATGTCCAATGAGGAATTCAATGTTCCTAACTCGTCACCACAACCACGTTCTCAT ATTGATGCAGCTCCAGAGCTAAAGCAGCTGGCCAACCATGTTGATACTTGTCGCTTGCGTATTCCCCAGCTGAGGAAATTCACTAAGGTCCAAGAGTCTCGTTCCTTTTGCACTCAAAGCCCTGTTTCAGTTCTTGAAAGTAATGGCTCCTGCTCGAGAGAAAAGTGCTTGTCTATAAAACCTGAACAGGCTATTCCGGCACAAAGCAGATCAAAACGAGTTAGATATTCAGGTGTAAACCCATGGCTTTCAGCAGCACATGAGCTTTCCACTTCTAAACGGACTTCAAGTTGGAAAAGATTAACTCAGCAGCCTGTTTCCATtgatttgatgagaaaatctGACGAAAATGTTGATAACTTAATAATCTTCCAAAATCTTCCCCATGAAGTGGCTTCTAAGCCCTGTGATGCACTGGTTAAGAAGTGTTCTCATTGTCAATCCACAAAGACACCACTATGGAGGGAGGGACCACTGGGACCAAAGACTCTCTGCAATGCGTGTGGAGTTCGATATCGATCTGGATGTCTATTTCCAGAATATCGGCCAGCAGCAAGTCCGACATTTGTCCCATCTCAGCACTCAAACTCCTACATGAAGGTGGCAGAGATGAGGAGCGCAGCTAAGCTAATGGAAGTTAAAATTAAGGTAGCACCTTTATCCTCCCCACAGACGGAAGCTAAAATTGATGAACCTCCAAAAGCCCCACAGGTAGAAGCGAAAATTTTGGAACTACCAAACTCCCACATGAAGGTGGAAGAGATGAGGACCGCAGCTAAGCTAATGGAAGTTAAAACTAAGGGAGCACCTTTATCCCCGCAGACGGAAGctaattttgatgaagctcCAAAAGCCCCACAGTTAGAAGCAAAAATTTTGGAACTACCCAACTCCCACATGAAGGTGGCAGAGACGAGGAGTGCAGCTAAGCTGATGGAAGTTAAAATTAAG ATTGTTGGGACTTCGGAGCAAAAGCAGCCAACCAAGCACGTCAAGCAAATGCAGCTGGCCAAGCATGATGATACCTCTAGCTCACTTCAGATTGCTGGAGCTCCCAAGCGAATGCAGCTGGCCGAGCATGTTGACACCTCTAGCTCACTGCAGATTGCTGAGGTTCCTGAGAAAAAGCTGCTAGCCAAGGATGATGACACCTCTAGTTCGTTTCAGATTGCTGGAGCTCCAAAGCGAATGCAGCTGGCGAAGCATGTTGACACCTCTAGCTCACTTCAAATTGCTGGAGCGCCCAAGCGAAAGCTGCTTGCAAAGCATGATGATACCTATAGCTCACATATTCCTCTGCAGAATAAGTCGACCAAGGTTCAAGAATCTGGAGCCTTCTGTACCCAGAGTCGCGTCTCACTCCTCCATGACAGTAGCTACTTGAGATACAGACTAAAATACGTTGAACCTGGAGGTGTAGATCCGACAAATTCCATGAGTGGTAAAAAGAGTAGGAAGGTGCCTGTTGCTGTTGGTGACTCTAAAAACCTACCCCAAACAAACGACACCTCGTTGCATGGCTCAAATCCTGCGCCTCTGCAAAAGGCTTCAAATTCCATGAGAGGTAAAAAGAGTAGGAAAAGGTTGCTTCAGCTGCCTGTTTCTGTGGATGTCATGAAAAACTCCCCCAAAAACGAAGCTTCCTCATTGTATATCTCAGATCCTGCGGCTTTGAATCCTACTTGCCCTGCAGTTGTTGAGAAGTGTGCTCATTGTAAGTCAACGAAGACACCACAATGGAGAGAGGGACCGTTAGGGCCAAAGACACTCTgtaatgcatgtggactccgATACAGGACTGGACGTCTACTCCCAGAGTATCGGCCAGCAGCAAGTCCTACATTCGTGCCATCTCTGAATTCAAACTCCCACAGGAAGGTTGTGCGGATGAGAATCGAAGCTATGCAGTCGAAAATGGAGATATCAAG GACCGTGCATGAAGACGAAGGCCGAGTGTAA
- the LOC125190610 gene encoding uncharacterized protein LOC125190610 isoform X3, producing the protein MHIYFGSRSMAEVGDSLGPDEDYDVLLNILDFPMESLEGDEVAPEWDSSKAEFLGPIPSSLLMEPPLMSNEEFNVPNSSPQPRSHIDAAPELKQLANHVDTCRLRIPQLRKFTKVQESRSFCTQSPVSVLESNGSCSREKCLSIKPEQAIPAQSRSKRVRYSGVNPWLSAAHELSTSKRTSSWKRLTQQPVSIDLMRKSDENVDNLIIFQNLPHEVASKPCDALVKKCSHCQSTKTPLWREGPLGPKTLCNACGVRYRSGCLFPEYRPAASPTFVPSQHSNSYMKVAEMRSAAKLMEVKIKVAPLSSPQTEAKIDEPPKAPQVEAKILELPNSHMKVEEMRTAAKLMEVKTKGAPLSPQTEANFDEAPKAPQLEAKILELPNSHMKVAETRSAAKLMEVKIKIVGTSEQKQPTKHVKQMQLAKHDDTSSSLQIAGAPKRMQLAEHVDTSSSLQIAEVPEKKLLAKDDDTSSSFQIAGAPKRMQLAKHVDTSSSLQIAGAPKRKLLAKHDDTYSSHIPLQNKSTKVQESGAFCTQSRVSLLHDSSYLRYRLKYVEPGGVDPTNSMSGKKSRKVPVAVGDSKNLPQTNDTSLHGSNPAPLQKASNSMRDPAALNPTCPAVVEKCAHCKSTKTPQWREGPLGPKTLCNACGLRYRTGRLLPEYRPAASPTFVPSLNSNSHRKVVRMRIEAMQSKMEISRTVHEDEGRV; encoded by the exons ATGCATATCTATTTTGG AAGTAGGAGCATGGCTGAGGTTGGGGATAGTTTGGGTCCGGATGAGGACTATGATGTCTTGCTCAATATTCTTGACTTTCCTATGGAAAGTTTGGAAGGGGATGAAGTTGCACCCGAATGGGATAGTAGCAAAGCAGAATTTCTCGGGCCTATTCCATCTAGCCTGCTAATGGAGCCACCATTGATGTCCAATGAGGAATTCAATGTTCCTAACTCGTCACCACAACCACGTTCTCAT ATTGATGCAGCTCCAGAGCTAAAGCAGCTGGCCAACCATGTTGATACTTGTCGCTTGCGTATTCCCCAGCTGAGGAAATTCACTAAGGTCCAAGAGTCTCGTTCCTTTTGCACTCAAAGCCCTGTTTCAGTTCTTGAAAGTAATGGCTCCTGCTCGAGAGAAAAGTGCTTGTCTATAAAACCTGAACAGGCTATTCCGGCACAAAGCAGATCAAAACGAGTTAGATATTCAGGTGTAAACCCATGGCTTTCAGCAGCACATGAGCTTTCCACTTCTAAACGGACTTCAAGTTGGAAAAGATTAACTCAGCAGCCTGTTTCCATtgatttgatgagaaaatctGACGAAAATGTTGATAACTTAATAATCTTCCAAAATCTTCCCCATGAAGTGGCTTCTAAGCCCTGTGATGCACTGGTTAAGAAGTGTTCTCATTGTCAATCCACAAAGACACCACTATGGAGGGAGGGACCACTGGGACCAAAGACTCTCTGCAATGCGTGTGGAGTTCGATATCGATCTGGATGTCTATTTCCAGAATATCGGCCAGCAGCAAGTCCGACATTTGTCCCATCTCAGCACTCAAACTCCTACATGAAGGTGGCAGAGATGAGGAGCGCAGCTAAGCTAATGGAAGTTAAAATTAAGGTAGCACCTTTATCCTCCCCACAGACGGAAGCTAAAATTGATGAACCTCCAAAAGCCCCACAGGTAGAAGCGAAAATTTTGGAACTACCAAACTCCCACATGAAGGTGGAAGAGATGAGGACCGCAGCTAAGCTAATGGAAGTTAAAACTAAGGGAGCACCTTTATCCCCGCAGACGGAAGctaattttgatgaagctcCAAAAGCCCCACAGTTAGAAGCAAAAATTTTGGAACTACCCAACTCCCACATGAAGGTGGCAGAGACGAGGAGTGCAGCTAAGCTGATGGAAGTTAAAATTAAG ATTGTTGGGACTTCGGAGCAAAAGCAGCCAACCAAGCACGTCAAGCAAATGCAGCTGGCCAAGCATGATGATACCTCTAGCTCACTTCAGATTGCTGGAGCTCCCAAGCGAATGCAGCTGGCCGAGCATGTTGACACCTCTAGCTCACTGCAGATTGCTGAGGTTCCTGAGAAAAAGCTGCTAGCCAAGGATGATGACACCTCTAGTTCGTTTCAGATTGCTGGAGCTCCAAAGCGAATGCAGCTGGCGAAGCATGTTGACACCTCTAGCTCACTTCAAATTGCTGGAGCGCCCAAGCGAAAGCTGCTTGCAAAGCATGATGATACCTATAGCTCACATATTCCTCTGCAGAATAAGTCGACCAAGGTTCAAGAATCTGGAGCCTTCTGTACCCAGAGTCGCGTCTCACTCCTCCATGACAGTAGCTACTTGAGATACAGACTAAAATACGTTGAACCTGGAGGTGTAGATCCGACAAATTCCATGAGTGGTAAAAAGAGTAGGAAGGTGCCTGTTGCTGTTGGTGACTCTAAAAACCTACCCCAAACAAACGACACCTCGTTGCATGGCTCAAATCCTGCGCCTCTGCAAAAGGCTTCAAATTCCATGAGAG ATCCTGCGGCTTTGAATCCTACTTGCCCTGCAGTTGTTGAGAAGTGTGCTCATTGTAAGTCAACGAAGACACCACAATGGAGAGAGGGACCGTTAGGGCCAAAGACACTCTgtaatgcatgtggactccgATACAGGACTGGACGTCTACTCCCAGAGTATCGGCCAGCAGCAAGTCCTACATTCGTGCCATCTCTGAATTCAAACTCCCACAGGAAGGTTGTGCGGATGAGAATCGAAGCTATGCAGTCGAAAATGGAGATATCAAG GACCGTGCATGAAGACGAAGGCCGAGTGTAA
- the LOC125190610 gene encoding uncharacterized protein LOC125190610 isoform X4 produces the protein MHIYFGSRSMAEVGDSLGPDEDYDVLLNILDFPMESLEGDEVAPEWDSSKAEFLGPIPSSLLMEPPLMSNEEFNVPNSSPQPRSHIDAAPELKQLANHVDTCRLRIPQLRKFTKVQESRSFCTQSPVSVLESNGSCSREKCLSIKPEQAIPAQSRSKRVRYSGVNPWLSAAHELSTSKRTSSWKRLTQQPVSIDLMRKSDENVDNLIIFQNLPHEVASKPCDALVKKCSHCQSTKTPLWREGPLGPKTLCNACGVRYRSGCLFPEYRPAASPTFVPSQHSNSYMKVAEMRSAAKLMEVKIKVAPLSSPQTEAKIDEPPKAPQVEAKILELPNSHMKVEEMRTAAKLMEVKTKGAPLSPQTEANFDEAPKAPQLEAKILELPNSHMKVAETRSAAKLMEVKIKIVGTSEQKQPTKHVKQMQLAKHDDTSSSLQIAGAPKRMQLAEHVDTSSSLQIAEVPEKKLLAKDDDTSSSFQIAGAPKRMQLAKHVDTSSSLQIAGAPKRKLLAKHDDTYSSHIPLQNKSTKVQESGAFCTQSRVSLLHDSSYLRYRLKYVEPGGVDPTNSMSGKKSRKVPVAVGDSKNLPQTNDTSLHGSNPAPLQKASNSMRVVEKCAHCKSTKTPQWREGPLGPKTLCNACGLRYRTGRLLPEYRPAASPTFVPSLNSNSHRKVVRMRIEAMQSKMEISRTVHEDEGRV, from the exons ATGCATATCTATTTTGG AAGTAGGAGCATGGCTGAGGTTGGGGATAGTTTGGGTCCGGATGAGGACTATGATGTCTTGCTCAATATTCTTGACTTTCCTATGGAAAGTTTGGAAGGGGATGAAGTTGCACCCGAATGGGATAGTAGCAAAGCAGAATTTCTCGGGCCTATTCCATCTAGCCTGCTAATGGAGCCACCATTGATGTCCAATGAGGAATTCAATGTTCCTAACTCGTCACCACAACCACGTTCTCAT ATTGATGCAGCTCCAGAGCTAAAGCAGCTGGCCAACCATGTTGATACTTGTCGCTTGCGTATTCCCCAGCTGAGGAAATTCACTAAGGTCCAAGAGTCTCGTTCCTTTTGCACTCAAAGCCCTGTTTCAGTTCTTGAAAGTAATGGCTCCTGCTCGAGAGAAAAGTGCTTGTCTATAAAACCTGAACAGGCTATTCCGGCACAAAGCAGATCAAAACGAGTTAGATATTCAGGTGTAAACCCATGGCTTTCAGCAGCACATGAGCTTTCCACTTCTAAACGGACTTCAAGTTGGAAAAGATTAACTCAGCAGCCTGTTTCCATtgatttgatgagaaaatctGACGAAAATGTTGATAACTTAATAATCTTCCAAAATCTTCCCCATGAAGTGGCTTCTAAGCCCTGTGATGCACTGGTTAAGAAGTGTTCTCATTGTCAATCCACAAAGACACCACTATGGAGGGAGGGACCACTGGGACCAAAGACTCTCTGCAATGCGTGTGGAGTTCGATATCGATCTGGATGTCTATTTCCAGAATATCGGCCAGCAGCAAGTCCGACATTTGTCCCATCTCAGCACTCAAACTCCTACATGAAGGTGGCAGAGATGAGGAGCGCAGCTAAGCTAATGGAAGTTAAAATTAAGGTAGCACCTTTATCCTCCCCACAGACGGAAGCTAAAATTGATGAACCTCCAAAAGCCCCACAGGTAGAAGCGAAAATTTTGGAACTACCAAACTCCCACATGAAGGTGGAAGAGATGAGGACCGCAGCTAAGCTAATGGAAGTTAAAACTAAGGGAGCACCTTTATCCCCGCAGACGGAAGctaattttgatgaagctcCAAAAGCCCCACAGTTAGAAGCAAAAATTTTGGAACTACCCAACTCCCACATGAAGGTGGCAGAGACGAGGAGTGCAGCTAAGCTGATGGAAGTTAAAATTAAG ATTGTTGGGACTTCGGAGCAAAAGCAGCCAACCAAGCACGTCAAGCAAATGCAGCTGGCCAAGCATGATGATACCTCTAGCTCACTTCAGATTGCTGGAGCTCCCAAGCGAATGCAGCTGGCCGAGCATGTTGACACCTCTAGCTCACTGCAGATTGCTGAGGTTCCTGAGAAAAAGCTGCTAGCCAAGGATGATGACACCTCTAGTTCGTTTCAGATTGCTGGAGCTCCAAAGCGAATGCAGCTGGCGAAGCATGTTGACACCTCTAGCTCACTTCAAATTGCTGGAGCGCCCAAGCGAAAGCTGCTTGCAAAGCATGATGATACCTATAGCTCACATATTCCTCTGCAGAATAAGTCGACCAAGGTTCAAGAATCTGGAGCCTTCTGTACCCAGAGTCGCGTCTCACTCCTCCATGACAGTAGCTACTTGAGATACAGACTAAAATACGTTGAACCTGGAGGTGTAGATCCGACAAATTCCATGAGTGGTAAAAAGAGTAGGAAGGTGCCTGTTGCTGTTGGTGACTCTAAAAACCTACCCCAAACAAACGACACCTCGTTGCATGGCTCAAATCCTGCGCCTCTGCAAAAGGCTTCAAATTCCATGAGAG TTGTTGAGAAGTGTGCTCATTGTAAGTCAACGAAGACACCACAATGGAGAGAGGGACCGTTAGGGCCAAAGACACTCTgtaatgcatgtggactccgATACAGGACTGGACGTCTACTCCCAGAGTATCGGCCAGCAGCAAGTCCTACATTCGTGCCATCTCTGAATTCAAACTCCCACAGGAAGGTTGTGCGGATGAGAATCGAAGCTATGCAGTCGAAAATGGAGATATCAAG GACCGTGCATGAAGACGAAGGCCGAGTGTAA
- the LOC125190610 gene encoding uncharacterized protein LOC125190610 isoform X1, with protein MHIYFGSRSMAEVGDSLGPDEDYDVLLNILDFPMESLEGDEVAPEWDSSKAEFLGPIPSSLLMEPPLMSNEEFNVPNSSPQPRSHIDAAPELKQLANHVDTCRLRIPQLRKFTKVQESRSFCTQSPVSVLESNGSCSREKCLSIKPEQAIPAQSRSKRVRYSGVNPWLSAAHELSTSKRTSSWKRLTQQPVSIDLMRKSDENVDNLIIFQNLPHEVASKPCDALVKKCSHCQSTKTPLWREGPLGPKTLCNACGVRYRSGCLFPEYRPAASPTFVPSQHSNSYMKVAEMRSAAKLMEVKIKVAPLSSPQTEAKIDEPPKAPQVEAKILELPNSHMKVEEMRTAAKLMEVKTKGAPLSPQTEANFDEAPKAPQLEAKILELPNSHMKVAETRSAAKLMEVKIKIVGTSEQKQPTKHVKQMQLAKHDDTSSSLQIAGAPKRMQLAEHVDTSSSLQIAEVPEKKLLAKDDDTSSSFQIAGAPKRMQLAKHVDTSSSLQIAGAPKRKLLAKHDDTYSSHIPLQNKSTKVQESGAFCTQSRVSLLHDSSYLRYRLKYVEPGGVDPTNSMSGKKSRKVPVAVGDSKNLPQTNDTSLHGSNPAPLQKASNSMRGKKSRKRLLQLPVSVDVMKNSPKNEASSLYISDPAALNPTCPAVVEKCAHCKSTKTPQWREGPLGPKTLCNACGLRYRTGRLLPEYRPAASPTFVPSLNSNSHRKVVRMRIEAMQSKMEISRTVHEDEGRV; from the exons ATGCATATCTATTTTGG AAGTAGGAGCATGGCTGAGGTTGGGGATAGTTTGGGTCCGGATGAGGACTATGATGTCTTGCTCAATATTCTTGACTTTCCTATGGAAAGTTTGGAAGGGGATGAAGTTGCACCCGAATGGGATAGTAGCAAAGCAGAATTTCTCGGGCCTATTCCATCTAGCCTGCTAATGGAGCCACCATTGATGTCCAATGAGGAATTCAATGTTCCTAACTCGTCACCACAACCACGTTCTCAT ATTGATGCAGCTCCAGAGCTAAAGCAGCTGGCCAACCATGTTGATACTTGTCGCTTGCGTATTCCCCAGCTGAGGAAATTCACTAAGGTCCAAGAGTCTCGTTCCTTTTGCACTCAAAGCCCTGTTTCAGTTCTTGAAAGTAATGGCTCCTGCTCGAGAGAAAAGTGCTTGTCTATAAAACCTGAACAGGCTATTCCGGCACAAAGCAGATCAAAACGAGTTAGATATTCAGGTGTAAACCCATGGCTTTCAGCAGCACATGAGCTTTCCACTTCTAAACGGACTTCAAGTTGGAAAAGATTAACTCAGCAGCCTGTTTCCATtgatttgatgagaaaatctGACGAAAATGTTGATAACTTAATAATCTTCCAAAATCTTCCCCATGAAGTGGCTTCTAAGCCCTGTGATGCACTGGTTAAGAAGTGTTCTCATTGTCAATCCACAAAGACACCACTATGGAGGGAGGGACCACTGGGACCAAAGACTCTCTGCAATGCGTGTGGAGTTCGATATCGATCTGGATGTCTATTTCCAGAATATCGGCCAGCAGCAAGTCCGACATTTGTCCCATCTCAGCACTCAAACTCCTACATGAAGGTGGCAGAGATGAGGAGCGCAGCTAAGCTAATGGAAGTTAAAATTAAGGTAGCACCTTTATCCTCCCCACAGACGGAAGCTAAAATTGATGAACCTCCAAAAGCCCCACAGGTAGAAGCGAAAATTTTGGAACTACCAAACTCCCACATGAAGGTGGAAGAGATGAGGACCGCAGCTAAGCTAATGGAAGTTAAAACTAAGGGAGCACCTTTATCCCCGCAGACGGAAGctaattttgatgaagctcCAAAAGCCCCACAGTTAGAAGCAAAAATTTTGGAACTACCCAACTCCCACATGAAGGTGGCAGAGACGAGGAGTGCAGCTAAGCTGATGGAAGTTAAAATTAAG ATTGTTGGGACTTCGGAGCAAAAGCAGCCAACCAAGCACGTCAAGCAAATGCAGCTGGCCAAGCATGATGATACCTCTAGCTCACTTCAGATTGCTGGAGCTCCCAAGCGAATGCAGCTGGCCGAGCATGTTGACACCTCTAGCTCACTGCAGATTGCTGAGGTTCCTGAGAAAAAGCTGCTAGCCAAGGATGATGACACCTCTAGTTCGTTTCAGATTGCTGGAGCTCCAAAGCGAATGCAGCTGGCGAAGCATGTTGACACCTCTAGCTCACTTCAAATTGCTGGAGCGCCCAAGCGAAAGCTGCTTGCAAAGCATGATGATACCTATAGCTCACATATTCCTCTGCAGAATAAGTCGACCAAGGTTCAAGAATCTGGAGCCTTCTGTACCCAGAGTCGCGTCTCACTCCTCCATGACAGTAGCTACTTGAGATACAGACTAAAATACGTTGAACCTGGAGGTGTAGATCCGACAAATTCCATGAGTGGTAAAAAGAGTAGGAAGGTGCCTGTTGCTGTTGGTGACTCTAAAAACCTACCCCAAACAAACGACACCTCGTTGCATGGCTCAAATCCTGCGCCTCTGCAAAAGGCTTCAAATTCCATGAGAGGTAAAAAGAGTAGGAAAAGGTTGCTTCAGCTGCCTGTTTCTGTGGATGTCATGAAAAACTCCCCCAAAAACGAAGCTTCCTCATTGTATATCTCAGATCCTGCGGCTTTGAATCCTACTTGCCCTGCAGTTGTTGAGAAGTGTGCTCATTGTAAGTCAACGAAGACACCACAATGGAGAGAGGGACCGTTAGGGCCAAAGACACTCTgtaatgcatgtggactccgATACAGGACTGGACGTCTACTCCCAGAGTATCGGCCAGCAGCAAGTCCTACATTCGTGCCATCTCTGAATTCAAACTCCCACAGGAAGGTTGTGCGGATGAGAATCGAAGCTATGCAGTCGAAAATGGAGATATCAAG GACCGTGCATGAAGACGAAGGCCGAGTGTAA